A single region of the Oncorhynchus keta strain PuntledgeMale-10-30-2019 chromosome 37, Oket_V2, whole genome shotgun sequence genome encodes:
- the LOC118399637 gene encoding diphthamide biosynthesis protein 3-like — MSVYHDEVEIEDFEYDEDEETYYFPCPCGDRFAITKEDLENGEEVATCPSCSLIVKVIYDKEEFMSGEIIEAPATESRLKLAQSS; from the exons ATGTCGGTCTATCACGACGAAGTTGAGATCGAGGACTTTGAATATGACGAGGATGAAGAGACATACTATTTTCCCTGCCCATGTGGCGACAGATTTGCCATAACCAAA GAGGATTTGGAAAATGGTGAAGAAGTAGCGACGTGTCCGAGCTGCTCGCTCATTGTTAAAGTAATCTACGACAAG GAGGAATTTATGTCTGGGGAGATAATCGAAGCACCAGCTACAGAGAGCAGATTGAAACTGGCTCAGTCCTCCTGA